TCTTTTGATCAGAAGGAACCATCTCCCCATCGAGGTGGCCTGTCTTGCCCTCGCCCCTCCCTTCTGGCAGGAAATTGAACGGATGGACGAAAAGAAAAAGAGACTCTGTACGGCTATCCGTATGGTCTACGGCAGTGCGTTACTTAATGGTCCTTTTGCCATCCTCTTCGCTTACAATGGAGGGCTGGTGGGTCTGAATGACCGGATCAAGCTGCGGCCTCTAATTGCGGCGGAGAAGGGAGATACCGTCTATATGGCCAGTGAGGAATCGGCGATCCGGGAAATCTGTCCGGATCCGGAAAGGGTATGGGCCCCCAAGGCCGGGGAGCCGGTTATTACCGAGCTGGACACTGGTGTCCTTTTGTATTAATAAATGTGAATGTCCCCACCCTTGAGATCGGCGCTTTCCGGCAAGGGAAATATTTGTGTAAAAAGGTGATGGATATGGAAATAAATGCAAAAGGAGTATATTATAAAGATCTGAATAAGGTAATCCGTTCCGCCGTAGCAGCAGGGGAAAAGGATTTTGTTCTGAAAAACGTGAATGGACAGCGCTATATCGCAGACGGAATCGGAGAAGAGATCAGAATGAATATCTATGGCACTCCCGGCCAGGACTTAGCCGCCTTTATGAAGGGGCCGGAGATCACCGTACACGGAAATGCCCAAGACGGCGTGGGAAATACGATGGATGACGGCAGGATTGTGATAGAAGGCATGGCCGGCGATATTATCGGTTACGGCATGAGGGGGGGACGGATATATATACATGGCGACGTGGGGTATCGTGTTGGCATCCATATGAAGGCATACCGGGAAAAGATCCCCGTTATCATTATCGGGGGCAAGGCCGGTGATTTTCTGGGAGAGTACATGGCGGACGGTATGATTATCCTCCTCGATATGTTCGGAAAGACCGGTAACGGACGTCCATCTGTGGGTAATTTTGTGGGTACAGGGATGCATGGCGGCGCCATCTATGTCCGGGGAGCGGTCGAGCAGCATCGCCTTGGCGCCGGTCTTAAACCGGATCCGGCAACTGATGAAGAAATGGAGACCATAAAACCATATTTAAAAGAATTCTGCCGGGCATTCAATCTGAATTTGCAGGAAATCCTGAAGGAAGAGTTTCATCGAATTGCGCCCTATACCCACAGGCCTTACGGAAATTTATATGCCTATTAAAGGACCACGGCTTTGATGAAAAACATTGAGGAACTAAAGCTTCTTTACGAAATAAGCATGGCGCTCCATGAGAGCCTCGACCTTAAGAAGTCACTCTATAAGGTAGTGGACATCCTTGCCGTTTCACTGGGTATGATTCGTGGTACCATAACGATTCTGAATCCCCTCCGGGATGAGATCAGTATCGAGGTAGCCCACGGCCTCACAAAAGGGGCAATTGAAAGGGGAAAATACAGGGTTGGTGAGGGGATAACCGGCCGCGTCATCGCCACCGGCAATCCCCTTGTGATCCCGAAAATCAGCGAGGAGCCACTTTTTCTGAACCGCACGGCGACAAGAAGAAAAGGGGTGGATCAGGAATTTTCCTTTATCTGTGTTCCCATCAAAAAGGGCGCCCATGTTGTCGGGGCCTTGAGCGTAGATCGTCCGTATGATGAATCATTCTCTCTGCCAGATGGAGAAAAGCTACTCTCCGTCATTGCCACCATGATTGCTCAGCATGTTATCAATCTGGAAACCATTTACTGGGAAAGGGACCAGTTAAGACAGGAGAACCAGAGGCTTCGGGATGAGCTTGCCAACAGATACCGTATTACCAATATTGTGGGAAACAGCAGCAGGATGAAGGAGGTCTTCCAGATGATCTCCCAGGTATCGAGGAGCAACGTCACCGTGCTGGTGCGAGGGGAAAGCGGCACCGGCAAGGAGCTGGTAGCCAGCGCGATCCATTATGCCAGTGCGAGAGCAAAGGATCCCTTTGTGAAGGTGAACTGTGCCGCTTTGCCCTTCAATCTCATTGAAAGTGAGCTTTTCGGTCATGAAAGAGGCGCCTTCACCGGGGCTATTCGACAGAAGGTGGGAAAATTCGAACTGGCCCATAGAGGTACCATCTTCCTGGACGAAATCGGCGCCATTGGTATGGATGTTCAGGTAAAGTTACTGAGGGTAATCCAGGAAAGGGAATTTGAACGTGTTGGTGGCACGGATACCATAAAGACCGACGTGAGGATCATTGCGGCCACCAATAAAAACCTGGAGGAAGCTTTGGAAAAGGAAGAATTCCGGGAGGATCTCTACTGGCGGTTGAATGTCTTTCCTATCTATATTCCCCCTTTGAGGGAACGCAAAACAGATATCATCCTCCTGGCCGATTACTTCCTTGAAAAATATGCCGCTGAGAATCAGAAAGATATCAAGGGCTTTTCCAAAACGACGATTGATGCGCTGATGAACTACCACTGGCCGGGTAATGTGCGGGAACTTGAAAACTGCATGGAGCGGGCCGTGCTTCTCTGCGAGGAAAACATCATTCAGAACAATCACTTACCACCTTCTGTGCAAACCGTAAATAAACCTGATAACGCACCCGGCGGATCACTGGGAGAAACCGTGGAGAGCCTCGAGCGGGAGAGAATTGTT
This genomic stretch from Syntrophales bacterium harbors:
- a CDS encoding sigma 54-interacting transcriptional regulator, with the protein product MKNIEELKLLYEISMALHESLDLKKSLYKVVDILAVSLGMIRGTITILNPLRDEISIEVAHGLTKGAIERGKYRVGEGITGRVIATGNPLVIPKISEEPLFLNRTATRRKGVDQEFSFICVPIKKGAHVVGALSVDRPYDESFSLPDGEKLLSVIATMIAQHVINLETIYWERDQLRQENQRLRDELANRYRITNIVGNSSRMKEVFQMISQVSRSNVTVLVRGESGTGKELVASAIHYASARAKDPFVKVNCAALPFNLIESELFGHERGAFTGAIRQKVGKFELAHRGTIFLDEIGAIGMDVQVKLLRVIQEREFERVGGTDTIKTDVRIIAATNKNLEEALEKEEFREDLYWRLNVFPIYIPPLRERKTDIILLADYFLEKYAAENQKDIKGFSKTTIDALMNYHWPGNVRELENCMERAVLLCEENIIQNNHLPPSVQTVNKPDNAPGGSLGETVESLERERIVEALKSARGNMAKAARLIGITERKFTYRAAKYGIDFHYYR